Proteins from one Cicer arietinum cultivar CDC Frontier isolate Library 1 chromosome 3, Cicar.CDCFrontier_v2.0, whole genome shotgun sequence genomic window:
- the LOC105852955 gene encoding uncharacterized protein: protein MLNYLQSRLFEIAAKLSFFLRDTFQGVEFVFFTFLGGLEIEFLRFLINILILVVSLSAGDVATCDGVGGVDGLPSPPVVGIRVAPEVWELPPAAPEVWELPPAAPEIPVLAQPLIPDLQRQDELYRRFLVNTLGENPTLRRITETVSVQSQMEGLMEAALIHLGFNPTSAPEVWEFTPTALEIPVLAQPLIPDLQRHDELYRRFLVNTLGENPTLHRITETVSVQRQMEGLIEAALIHLGFNPTSIVSNRHRIHDILFYPQGRALSLRQYRSHLCSIYRLGTRDTRALQRILTAVRNSDLFL from the exons TTTCCAAGGGGTGGAATTCgtgttttttacttttttagggGGTTTAGAAATCGAGTTTCTTCGATTTCTAATCAATATTCTTATTTTGGTTGTGTCTTTATCTGCGGGGGACGTCGCGACATGCGATGGGGTGGGAGGTGTGGACGGACTTCCTTCACCGCCAGTTGTGGGCATTCGGGTAGCGCCGGAG GTTTGGGAGTTGCCCCCCGCTGCGCCGGAGGTTTGGGAGTTGCCCCCCGCTGCGCCGGAGATTCCGGTATTAGCGCAGCCACTTATACCGGACCTCCAAAGGCAGGACGAGCTGTACCGGCGGTTCTTGGTCAATACGTTAGGGGAGAATCCAACCCTACGTAGAATTACCGAGACAGTCTCGGTACAAAGCCAAATGGAAGGGTTAATGGAAGCTGCATTAATTCATTTGGGATTCAATCCGACGAGTGCGCCGGAGGTTTGGGAGTTTACCCCCACTGCGCTGGAGATTCCGGTATTAGCGCAACCACTTATACCGGACCTCCAAAGGCATGACGAGCTGTACCGGCGGTTCTTGGTCAATACGTTAGGGGAGAATCCAACCCTACATAGAATTACCGAGACTGTCTCGGTACAAAGACAAATGGAAGGGTTAATAGAAGCTGCATTAATTCATTTGGGATTCAATCCGACGAGTATCGTTTCGAACCGCCATCGAATTCACGACATACTTTTTTATCCGCAAGGTAGGGCACTCTCCTTGCGGCAGTACCGCTCACATCTATGCAGTATATACAGGTTGGGTACTCGAGACACACGGGCGCTCCAACGTATTCTGACGGCGGTAAGAAATTCTGATCTCTTCCTATAG